One Leptolyngbya ohadii IS1 genomic window carries:
- a CDS encoding ATP-binding protein has product MAELQNISLSAGDNSKLIGYIRHIETFNHIIQLTSPKELEGLELNESSPYRGLRYFEAENKELFFGRDQFIKERLQDLEETSLMLILGASGSGKSSVVRAGIIPRLAEEQGTHFTDLTFVPKHDPFASFFYCLQSQYPRLDCQTVLDGTAETFIQAVHHLKPPDDFWLIFIDQFEELFTYSSRDEQKEKRRRFIEALVRVAIDLDKNQNQSVKIVAAMRADFLDRLTSYPDLVKLTDLNRPMLAEMHLEELRWAIEQPALHHGVRFESGLVEEIIQDIQSMNAETRWQAGYLPLLQYTLNLLWETEKEAKEGQRGLQNRTLNFSTYRTLGGVRGALQQRVSQIYSSLSAAEQLATQRIFLKLVRQGGTKEAGTEWKPVRRRAARSEFEDELEQKVLKLLVDQSLLVSNQASPDQEATIEIAHEVLLTSWDKLHDWILDHQQAIALRDRLNQDMKQWQAQKSESELWSGAKLEQVLELRQDPIYQQILGFRVDENEFINASVDRRDRLQKQEEERRQRELEQQKKALRATRRQAIAVTVSALTIIGAISFGWRNARQLQINTLDNWSETASTRSQEGLALLDAAKKQAEQYRAAGATEKSLAYYRKIRATAVNSLFGTVEPNDLQVLLDSDTRSLPENLSAMVKRDPSVGMLLQQAKDAEQSMTQLIDSRFIESIKEDLESNSAGSLRADANITDGAQRYTEGALRKTYSLLFDQTGAGADLNGNGSLDSEQEAYQIPCPLLMEIRNLWQKKQCDWFEQDPYDPSSPNCLGLKGKTLASQLFVDGYSFDLGVKRIQSCIASSTRSSVQ; this is encoded by the coding sequence ATGGCTGAACTGCAAAACATCTCCCTATCGGCTGGAGATAATTCTAAGCTCATTGGCTACATCAGGCACATTGAGACCTTTAATCACATTATCCAGTTAACTTCCCCCAAGGAACTGGAAGGACTTGAGCTAAACGAATCATCGCCCTATCGCGGCTTACGCTATTTTGAGGCAGAAAATAAAGAACTCTTTTTTGGACGCGATCAGTTTATTAAAGAGCGGCTGCAAGACCTGGAAGAAACCAGCTTGATGCTCATCCTGGGCGCATCGGGAAGCGGCAAATCCTCCGTTGTTCGAGCAGGTATTATCCCCCGGCTAGCCGAAGAACAGGGAACACACTTCACCGACCTGACCTTCGTGCCCAAGCATGACCCCTTTGCCTCCTTCTTTTACTGCTTACAGAGCCAATATCCCAGATTAGACTGTCAAACGGTACTGGATGGCACCGCCGAGACGTTCATTCAGGCTGTCCATCACCTAAAGCCGCCAGACGATTTCTGGCTAATTTTTATTGATCAATTTGAGGAGCTGTTCACCTATAGTTCCCGTGATGAGCAAAAGGAAAAGCGAAGACGCTTTATTGAAGCCCTCGTGCGTGTGGCGATCGACCTGGACAAGAATCAAAATCAATCCGTCAAGATTGTGGCAGCTATGCGAGCCGACTTTCTGGATCGGTTAACCTCGTATCCCGATCTGGTGAAGCTGACCGATCTGAACCGTCCCATGCTGGCAGAAATGCATCTGGAGGAATTGCGCTGGGCGATCGAGCAGCCTGCACTCCATCATGGGGTGCGATTTGAGTCTGGTTTAGTCGAAGAAATTATCCAGGACATTCAAAGTATGAATGCCGAAACTCGCTGGCAGGCGGGTTATTTGCCGCTCTTGCAGTACACGCTGAATCTACTTTGGGAAACCGAAAAAGAAGCAAAAGAAGGGCAGCGAGGGCTACAAAACCGCACGCTTAACTTCAGTACCTACCGCACCCTGGGAGGAGTGCGAGGAGCCTTACAGCAGCGAGTTAGCCAGATTTACAGCAGTTTGTCCGCAGCCGAGCAGCTCGCAACTCAGCGAATTTTTCTCAAGCTGGTTCGACAGGGCGGAACCAAGGAAGCTGGCACCGAATGGAAACCGGTTCGCAGGCGAGCGGCTCGCTCAGAATTTGAGGATGAACTGGAACAAAAAGTCCTGAAGCTGCTGGTAGACCAAAGTTTGCTGGTCAGCAATCAGGCATCTCCTGATCAGGAAGCCACGATCGAGATCGCCCACGAAGTCCTGCTCACGTCCTGGGACAAATTGCACGATTGGATTTTAGACCATCAGCAAGCTATTGCCCTGCGCGATCGTCTGAATCAAGATATGAAGCAGTGGCAGGCACAAAAATCAGAAAGCGAACTGTGGAGCGGGGCAAAGCTAGAACAGGTGCTAGAGCTGCGTCAAGATCCCATTTACCAGCAGATTTTAGGGTTTAGAGTCGATGAGAACGAATTTATTAACGCCAGCGTCGATCGGCGAGACCGACTCCAGAAACAGGAAGAAGAACGACGGCAGCGTGAATTAGAACAGCAGAAGAAAGCGCTAAGAGCCACCCGCAGACAGGCGATCGCCGTGACAGTCAGCGCTTTAACGATCATCGGAGCAATTAGCTTTGGTTGGCGAAACGCTCGGCAGCTTCAAATCAATACTCTGGATAACTGGAGCGAAACCGCTTCAACCCGTTCACAAGAAGGCTTGGCTTTGCTAGATGCTGCAAAGAAACAGGCGGAGCAATATAGAGCAGCGGGTGCAACCGAAAAATCCCTCGCCTACTACCGCAAGATTAGGGCAACGGCAGTAAATTCCTTATTTGGCACAGTCGAACCAAACGATCTTCAAGTCCTGCTGGATTCCGATACCCGATCGCTTCCAGAAAACCTCAGCGCTATGGTGAAGCGCGATCCCAGCGTAGGAATGCTGTTGCAGCAGGCAAAAGATGCTGAGCAGTCCATGACCCAGTTAATCGATTCCAGGTTCATTGAGTCAATAAAGGAGGATTTAGAGAGCAATAGTGCTGGTAGCCTCCGAGCGGATGCAAATATCACGGACGGCGCTCAACGCTATACCGAAGGCGCGTTAAGGAAAACCTACTCACTTCTGTTTGATCAAACGGGGGCTGGCGCTGACTTAAACGGAAACGGCAGCTTAGACAGTGAACAGGAAGCATACCAGATCCCCTGTCCGCTGTTGATGGAGATTCGCAACCTGTGGCAGAAAAAACAGTGTGATTGGTTTGAACAAGATCCCTATGACCCATCCTCGCCAAACTGTCTTGGGTTAAAGGGCAAGACGCTCGCCAGCCAACTTTTTGTAGACGGGTACTCCTTTGATCTTGGGGTCAAACGAATTCAATCCTGTATTGCTTCTTCAACCCGATCGTCAGTTCAATAA
- a CDS encoding caspase family protein, producing the protein MLTAYRFTTVPTKDCRTRLEAALANRQPIARGEKHRGAVVAIQSALADLNRGYLLGAEIDGYFGSRTYRAVEAFQRDYGLVADGMVGRQTMMQLDTLYSSDVMRQPRGLSIHIGVDRVDAAHYGDEFALSSCVNDARKMCEIAENLGYSTAILENEDATVSNFTGFMRGAISELVDGDSLLITFSGHGAQIPNNSAEAEADNLDETLCFFDRMLVDDELYALLAQFNAGVRVHAVFDSCHSGTVAKDLLQQSKDWEQYKQKTLQSLQEESPSEHKAAIPQQEESNRPIAPDRIAEALDGEKLEFSKQPEPKHKDEVDRETATLFADLYADEIPTSKNKKQIDENDWTQIYKNNRDLYDAIKNVVGPQEDQELSCSVITLSACQDSQTTPAGRLYSLFTYNIVSTWGARGFEGSYKQLHSQLVNVSRPDSTPAINTYGTNRASARLYDRPFVI; encoded by the coding sequence ATGCTTACCGCCTATCGTTTCACAACCGTTCCTACTAAAGATTGCCGGACTCGATTAGAAGCTGCCCTGGCAAATCGTCAGCCGATCGCGCGAGGAGAAAAACATCGGGGCGCAGTAGTGGCAATTCAGTCTGCGCTTGCCGATCTTAACCGTGGCTACCTGCTCGGCGCAGAAATCGATGGCTATTTTGGCTCACGGACATACAGAGCTGTTGAAGCGTTTCAGCGGGATTATGGACTCGTTGCCGACGGTATGGTTGGGCGGCAGACCATGATGCAGCTAGACACCCTTTACAGCAGCGATGTAATGCGTCAACCGCGAGGTCTGAGCATTCATATTGGAGTCGATCGCGTGGATGCTGCTCATTACGGAGACGAATTTGCACTTTCAAGCTGTGTTAACGATGCCCGCAAGATGTGCGAAATCGCCGAAAACCTGGGCTATTCAACAGCCATCCTTGAAAACGAGGACGCGACGGTTAGCAATTTTACGGGCTTCATGCGGGGGGCGATCTCAGAACTTGTAGACGGAGACTCCCTGCTGATTACCTTTTCGGGTCATGGTGCCCAAATTCCCAACAACTCAGCCGAAGCGGAAGCCGACAACCTGGACGAAACCCTCTGTTTCTTCGATCGAATGCTGGTAGACGATGAGCTGTATGCCCTGCTTGCTCAATTTAATGCAGGGGTACGAGTTCATGCCGTATTCGACAGCTGTCACAGCGGCACAGTGGCGAAGGATCTGCTGCAACAATCCAAAGACTGGGAACAGTACAAACAAAAGACACTTCAGTCACTTCAGGAGGAAAGCCCATCGGAACATAAAGCAGCAATCCCTCAGCAAGAGGAGTCTAATCGCCCGATCGCACCTGACAGAATTGCAGAAGCATTGGACGGTGAAAAGCTTGAGTTTAGCAAGCAGCCAGAACCAAAACACAAAGATGAGGTCGATCGGGAGACAGCAACCCTGTTTGCAGATCTGTATGCAGATGAGATACCGACGAGCAAGAATAAAAAACAGATCGACGAAAATGATTGGACTCAGATCTACAAAAATAACCGGGATCTCTATGACGCCATTAAGAACGTTGTAGGACCTCAGGAGGATCAAGAGTTGTCCTGTTCGGTGATTACCTTGTCAGCCTGTCAGGATTCGCAAACAACGCCCGCAGGTCGGCTTTATAGCCTCTTCACCTACAACATCGTATCTACCTGGGGAGCACGTGGCTTTGAAGGATCTTACAAACAGCTTCACAGCCAGCTGGTGAATGTTAGCCGACCGGATTCAACCCCAGCCATCAATACCTATGGCACAAACCGGGCGAGTGCGCGTCTGTACGATCGACCTTTCGTCATCTAA
- a CDS encoding CHAT domain-containing protein yields MNITKILFLASNPQGTDRLRLDEEVREIKEGLARSQDRERFQLETRLAVRAKDFYQAFLDIQPQIIHFSGHGAGDQGLVLEDDSGKLKPVSTDALARFFGVFESGQIECVLMNACYSEIQANAIHQFVDCVIGMNQAIGDKAAITFAQGFYSALGAGNSYEQAYKIGCSAIDLQGSSEYATPVLKYRSRSASDPAKPLDDLEQSPADNSAQSCEKPENQKLTVNMTAGDNAKQIGQIDRVETFNM; encoded by the coding sequence ATGAACATCACTAAAATCCTGTTCCTGGCATCAAATCCCCAAGGAACTGACCGACTTCGCCTAGATGAGGAAGTGCGTGAGATCAAGGAAGGGTTAGCTCGATCGCAGGATCGAGAACGCTTTCAGCTAGAGACAAGGTTGGCAGTTCGAGCCAAAGATTTTTATCAGGCTTTTCTGGACATACAGCCCCAGATTATTCATTTTTCTGGGCATGGAGCCGGAGATCAGGGCTTAGTGCTTGAAGATGATTCAGGTAAACTGAAGCCTGTCAGCACCGATGCTTTAGCTCGCTTTTTTGGCGTATTTGAGAGCGGGCAAATTGAATGTGTTTTGATGAATGCCTGCTATTCAGAAATTCAGGCGAACGCAATTCATCAGTTTGTAGATTGTGTTATTGGCATGAATCAGGCGATCGGCGACAAAGCCGCAATTACCTTTGCTCAAGGCTTTTACAGCGCACTGGGAGCAGGAAATTCCTACGAGCAGGCTTACAAAATTGGCTGTAGTGCGATCGACCTGCAAGGTAGCTCAGAGTATGCTACGCCCGTGCTGAAATACCGCAGCCGATCGGCTTCTGATCCGGCAAAGCCGTTAGACGATTTAGAACAGTCTCCTGCTGACAACTCCGCTCAGTCCTGTGAAAAGCCAGAAAACCAAAAACTGACCGTGAATATGACTGCGGGCGATAACGCAAAACAAATTGGACAAATCGATCGCGTTGAAACCTTCAATATGTAG